One genomic window of Nakamurella panacisegetis includes the following:
- a CDS encoding sensor domain-containing phosphodiesterase — MQQIATVVNIPPWWRQTFDRRATNRPGESCANDVASAARLPDGAVPAPGASEGSPDAVRSRCLLCSSAEVRRVARRLTVDLVQHSRRQHASARHYIDKTTHSVALDESVRLIGNWFQFPMVQVNVLDMRNQHTIAAVGTPLGITPRSQSLCDPVVRGGVPATLGQIERAPGVFPQIQSYIGVPIVGREGIVVATLCLLDTVPRLFTARQIGELQTLALMVRDQLELLRRLEPTPAGTPALTAALTAAVEAGEIIPVFQPVVGLVDGTVQGLEALARWQHPTRGLLTPEAFVPLAEDSEVIIDLDLAVLQQAAAHVAGWTRRRPYLRLNANLSARHFDHPDCVDRLTDSVTDAGLSPTQVTLEVTETAALAAHPADRSFLHELRARGFRVALDDFGMGFSSIGQVLRLPIDGIKIDRQVTAASETAVGEAVFRALLGLGADLGLNTVVEGVETSAQADRARKSGAAQGQGYLYAAPLFPVDVPDCLGIIHR, encoded by the coding sequence ATGCAACAGATCGCGACCGTTGTTAACATTCCGCCGTGGTGGCGCCAAACCTTCGATCGCCGGGCGACGAACCGACCAGGTGAGTCGTGCGCGAACGATGTGGCATCGGCCGCTCGGCTTCCAGACGGGGCAGTTCCGGCCCCGGGCGCGTCCGAGGGTTCACCTGACGCTGTCAGGTCGCGATGCCTGTTGTGCTCGTCGGCAGAGGTCCGGCGGGTTGCGAGGAGGCTGACGGTGGACCTGGTTCAACACAGCCGCCGCCAGCATGCCTCGGCCCGCCACTACATCGACAAGACCACCCACTCGGTAGCGCTCGACGAATCGGTGCGCCTGATCGGGAATTGGTTCCAGTTCCCGATGGTCCAGGTCAATGTGCTCGACATGCGCAATCAGCACACGATCGCGGCCGTCGGGACCCCCTTGGGAATCACGCCGCGCAGCCAGAGCCTGTGCGACCCGGTGGTGCGCGGTGGGGTGCCCGCGACGTTGGGCCAGATCGAGCGGGCGCCCGGCGTGTTCCCGCAGATCCAGTCGTACATCGGAGTGCCGATCGTCGGGCGGGAGGGGATCGTCGTCGCGACCTTGTGCCTGCTCGACACGGTCCCGCGGCTGTTCACGGCCCGGCAGATCGGCGAACTCCAGACCCTCGCCCTGATGGTCCGCGATCAGCTGGAACTTCTGCGGCGCTTGGAACCGACGCCGGCCGGGACACCCGCACTCACCGCCGCGCTCACCGCCGCCGTCGAAGCCGGAGAGATTATTCCGGTGTTCCAGCCGGTCGTCGGGCTCGTCGACGGCACGGTGCAGGGGCTGGAGGCATTGGCCCGGTGGCAGCACCCGACCCGCGGCCTGTTGACACCAGAGGCGTTCGTGCCGCTGGCCGAGGACTCCGAGGTCATCATCGACCTCGATCTGGCCGTCCTGCAGCAGGCCGCGGCCCATGTGGCGGGCTGGACCCGCAGGCGGCCGTATCTGCGGCTGAACGCAAACCTGTCGGCCCGGCACTTCGACCACCCGGATTGCGTCGACCGGCTCACCGACAGCGTGACGGACGCCGGGCTCTCACCGACCCAGGTGACGTTGGAAGTCACCGAGACCGCCGCGCTGGCCGCCCATCCGGCCGACCGCAGCTTCCTCCACGAGCTGCGCGCGCGCGGTTTCCGCGTCGCACTGGACGACTTCGGCATGGGCTTCTCCTCGATCGGGCAGGTGCTCCGGCTGCCGATCGACGGCATCAAGATCGACCGACAGGTGACGGCGGCCTCGGAGACCGCCGTGGGCGAAGCCGTGTTCCGCGCGCTGCTCGGCCTTGGGGCCGACCTGGGACTGAACACGGTGGTCGAGGGAGTGGAGACGTCGGCGCAGGCCGATCGGGCGCGGAAGTCCGGCGCCGCGCAGGGGCAGGGTTACCTGTACGCCGCGCCCCTGTTCCCGGTCGATGTGCCGGACTGTCTCGGGATCATCCACCGGTAG
- a CDS encoding class F sortase codes for MAAVASSELPPPISGRSPEPGGLPAIGARRSPSAATHGRSARDAPPPGTTGPSAKAAPSADRDAGSAPAPVLLQLPTLRVTAPVQPVDVVGGELQVPDDPRTVGWWRASAPPGSPVGSTVVDGHIDSATAGLGALFHLADLDPGDEVSVRTSAGRVVPYTVRARRVYVKSAGLPAEIFTRSGPPRLVLISCGGPFDAAAHSYQDNIIVFATPST; via the coding sequence GTGGCGGCAGTCGCTTCGTCCGAGTTGCCACCGCCCATTTCGGGCCGGTCGCCGGAGCCCGGCGGACTCCCGGCGATCGGGGCCCGACGGTCACCGTCTGCCGCAACCCACGGTCGATCGGCCCGGGACGCACCACCACCGGGTACGACCGGGCCGTCGGCGAAGGCGGCACCCTCCGCCGATCGCGATGCCGGGTCCGCCCCTGCCCCGGTACTGCTGCAGCTGCCGACGCTCCGAGTGACCGCGCCCGTGCAGCCGGTCGACGTCGTCGGCGGCGAACTGCAGGTACCGGACGACCCACGCACGGTCGGTTGGTGGCGGGCGAGCGCTCCACCCGGTTCGCCGGTCGGGAGCACCGTCGTCGACGGCCACATCGACTCGGCCACCGCCGGGCTCGGCGCGTTGTTTCATCTGGCCGACCTCGACCCAGGCGATGAGGTCTCGGTGCGGACCTCGGCCGGGCGGGTGGTGCCGTACACGGTCCGCGCCCGGCGGGTGTACGTGAAGTCGGCGGGCCTGCCGGCCGAGATCTTCACCCGGTCCGGGCCACCCCGGCTGGTACTGATCAGCTGCGGCGGCCCGTTCGATGCCGCCGCCCACAGCTACCAGGACAACATCATCGTGTTCGCGACACCATCGACCTGA
- a CDS encoding SigE family RNA polymerase sigma factor, producing MEFEQFLDSELDALARYARAISGDREQAHDILAEAMIKTQKAWPRINHAENPVAYVRRIITNTLISQQRSWVSRHIFTTRTGELPDTAVAAGSATLETRDELDQRLRTLAPRQRAALVLRYYLDLDDEAIAAELQCSVSSVRSYISRGLSALRITYDRQDEHHG from the coding sequence GTGGAGTTCGAGCAGTTCCTGGACTCCGAGCTCGACGCCCTGGCCCGGTACGCCCGCGCGATCAGCGGCGACCGCGAACAGGCCCACGACATCCTGGCCGAGGCGATGATCAAGACCCAGAAGGCGTGGCCGCGCATCAACCACGCGGAGAACCCGGTGGCCTACGTCCGACGGATCATCACCAACACGCTGATCTCGCAGCAGCGCTCCTGGGTGTCCCGGCACATCTTCACCACGCGGACCGGCGAGCTCCCGGACACGGCGGTCGCAGCCGGGTCGGCCACCCTGGAGACTCGGGACGAACTGGACCAGCGACTACGGACGCTGGCTCCCCGGCAACGCGCCGCGCTGGTACTGCGCTACTACCTCGACCTCGACGACGAAGCGATCGCGGCCGAGCTGCAGTGCTCGGTGTCCTCCGTCCGCAGCTACATCTCCCGCGGCTTGTCCGCGCTCCGCATCACCTACGACCGGCAGGATGAGCATCATGGATGA
- a CDS encoding MarR family winged helix-turn-helix transcriptional regulator, producing MSNAELVERLMRSAHRLRRASAKSLAPLGLTPAQERMLRLVARGDGPWRMGELATRMGIVPRSATSLVGALEEAGLVERAIDPDNRRSILVRLTAQGEDLQREMAAARAQAGERLFADLDDRERALLAELLDKVAPADAGSGAGEITPDGGPAPVAQTVGRPTTR from the coding sequence GTGAGCAACGCCGAGCTGGTCGAACGGTTGATGCGCTCGGCGCATCGGCTGCGTCGGGCGTCGGCCAAGTCGTTGGCGCCGCTGGGTTTGACGCCCGCCCAGGAGCGGATGCTGCGCCTCGTCGCACGCGGGGACGGTCCGTGGCGGATGGGCGAGCTGGCCACCAGGATGGGCATCGTGCCGCGCTCGGCGACGAGCCTGGTCGGCGCGCTGGAGGAGGCCGGTCTGGTCGAGCGGGCGATCGACCCCGACAACCGACGATCGATCCTGGTCCGGCTGACCGCTCAGGGTGAGGATCTACAGCGCGAGATGGCCGCGGCTCGGGCGCAGGCCGGGGAACGGTTGTTCGCCGACCTCGACGACCGTGAGCGCGCGCTGCTGGCCGAGCTGCTGGACAAGGTGGCGCCAGCCGATGCCGGTTCGGGGGCCGGGGAGATCACGCCGGACGGTGGGCCGGCACCGGTCGCTCAGACGGTCGGGCGCCCCACCACGAGGTAG
- a CDS encoding ABC transporter ATP-binding protein, which yields MTTATRDTPTKAHINHASDDRPAPSAQPGDIRRIFRLFGEHKGRLALVGLLIVASSLISLASPFLLRNILDVTLPGRDTRGTVVLAIGMIVVAVSTTVLSVVQSRQSTLVGQGVMHRLRTAVYTHLQKLSLGFYTRTRTGEVQSRIANDIGGMQAAVTNTATTIVSSGTTVVATFVAMFALNWKLTLVSLVLVPLFVWISRRVGGMRRRIATNRQERMADMSSMVAESLSVSGILLTKTMGRTEELTRRFSTASEELADLEVRSAMTGRWRQSSIGIIIAILPAAIYLAAAFTVSGTTGAVSIGTLVAFTTLQGQLFRPMMQLLSTGVDVQTSLAMFRRVFDYLDLPVDVAEPDRPTRMANPKGALSFEHITFTYPGAATTTLDDVDLRIEPGQHVAVVGATGSGKTSLGYLGARLYEPDQGTVTLDGVPLGELTQVDLAGAIGIVSQETYLLHATIAENLRFAKPDASQPELEAAARAAQIHDLIAGLPEGYETVVGERGYRFSGGEKQRLAIARIILRNPQVLILDEATSALDTRTEAKVTDAIARLSRHRTTLTIAHRLSTVRDADVIVVMDHGRIVERGRHDELLARDGAYASLLARDAVLV from the coding sequence GTGACCACGGCCACTCGAGATACCCCCACCAAAGCCCACATCAACCACGCGTCCGACGACCGCCCCGCTCCGTCGGCCCAACCGGGTGACATCCGGCGCATCTTCCGGCTCTTCGGCGAGCACAAAGGCCGACTGGCGTTGGTCGGCCTGCTCATCGTCGCGTCGTCGCTGATCTCCCTTGCCTCCCCGTTCCTGCTCCGGAACATCCTCGACGTCACCCTGCCGGGCCGGGACACCCGTGGGACCGTCGTGCTGGCCATCGGCATGATCGTCGTAGCCGTCAGCACCACGGTCCTGAGCGTCGTCCAGTCCCGGCAGTCGACCCTGGTCGGCCAGGGCGTCATGCATCGACTGCGCACGGCCGTCTACACCCACCTGCAGAAACTGTCGCTCGGCTTCTACACGCGGACCCGCACCGGCGAGGTCCAGTCACGGATCGCCAACGACATCGGCGGCATGCAGGCCGCCGTCACCAACACCGCGACCACCATCGTGTCCTCCGGCACCACCGTGGTCGCGACGTTCGTCGCCATGTTCGCGCTGAACTGGAAGCTCACCCTGGTCAGCCTGGTGCTGGTCCCGCTGTTCGTCTGGATCTCCCGCCGGGTCGGCGGCATGCGGCGGCGCATCGCGACCAACCGTCAGGAACGGATGGCCGACATGTCCTCCATGGTGGCCGAGTCGCTGTCCGTCTCCGGCATCCTGCTGACCAAGACGATGGGCCGCACCGAAGAACTGACCCGACGCTTCTCCACCGCGTCCGAGGAGCTGGCCGATCTGGAGGTCCGCTCGGCCATGACGGGCCGCTGGCGTCAGTCCAGCATCGGGATCATCATCGCGATCCTGCCGGCCGCGATCTACCTGGCCGCCGCGTTCACCGTCTCCGGCACCACCGGTGCCGTTTCCATCGGCACACTCGTCGCCTTCACCACCCTGCAGGGCCAACTGTTCCGCCCGATGATGCAGCTGCTGTCCACCGGTGTCGACGTCCAGACCTCCCTGGCCATGTTCCGTCGGGTGTTCGACTACCTCGATCTGCCCGTCGACGTCGCCGAACCCGACCGCCCGACGCGGATGGCAAATCCCAAGGGCGCCTTGAGTTTCGAGCACATCACCTTCACCTATCCGGGTGCGGCGACCACCACCCTGGACGACGTCGACCTCCGGATCGAACCGGGCCAGCACGTCGCCGTGGTCGGCGCCACCGGCTCGGGCAAGACCAGCCTGGGCTACCTGGGCGCCCGGCTCTACGAGCCTGACCAGGGCACGGTCACCCTCGACGGTGTTCCACTGGGCGAACTCACCCAGGTCGACCTGGCGGGCGCCATCGGCATCGTCTCGCAGGAGACCTACCTGTTGCATGCCACCATCGCCGAGAACCTTCGGTTCGCCAAACCCGATGCCTCGCAACCGGAACTGGAGGCGGCCGCCCGGGCGGCGCAGATACACGACCTCATCGCCGGACTGCCCGAGGGCTACGAGACGGTCGTCGGCGAGCGGGGATACCGGTTCTCCGGCGGTGAGAAGCAGCGCCTGGCGATCGCCCGGATCATCCTGCGCAACCCTCAGGTGCTGATCCTCGACGAGGCGACCAGTGCCCTCGACACCCGCACCGAGGCCAAGGTGACGGACGCCATCGCGCGCCTGTCCCGCCACCGCACCACCCTCACCATCGCGCACCGCCTGTCCACGGTTCGGGACGCCGACGTCATCGTGGTCATGGACCACGGCCGGATCGTCGAACGCGGCCGACACGACGAGCTACTCGCCCGCGACGGCGCGTACGCCTCGCTCCTGGCCCGGGATGCGGTGCTGGTCTGA